One window of Streptomyces sp. FIT100 genomic DNA carries:
- a CDS encoding metallopeptidase family protein — MDSPVPPVPPRPTEPRDSKEPRPRRRDRHGRGMRGPVAPPQVPLSASRADTFRDLVQDSVERLERRWPQLTEVEFLVLEVPGTLDETVPLGDSVPAGKGRPARIVVYRRPVEIRTKNREERALLVHEVVVEQVADLLGLSPESVDPRYGQD; from the coding sequence ATGGACAGTCCTGTGCCGCCCGTACCGCCCCGCCCGACCGAGCCGAGGGATTCCAAGGAGCCGCGGCCCCGCCGCCGCGACCGGCACGGCCGCGGGATGCGCGGGCCCGTCGCCCCGCCCCAGGTGCCGCTCTCCGCCAGCCGGGCGGACACCTTCCGGGACCTCGTGCAGGACTCGGTCGAACGGCTGGAGCGGCGCTGGCCGCAGCTCACCGAGGTGGAGTTCCTGGTCCTGGAGGTGCCGGGGACGCTCGACGAGACCGTGCCGCTGGGCGACTCGGTCCCGGCGGGCAAGGGCCGGCCTGCCCGGATCGTCGTCTACCGGCGCCCGGTCGAGATCCGCACCAAGAACCGGGAGGAGCGGGCGCTGCTCGTCCACGAGGTGGTCGTGGAGCAGGTCGCGGACCTGCTGGGCCTGTCGCCGGAGTCCGTCGATCCGCGGTACGGGCAGGACTGA
- a CDS encoding DUF5719 family protein: MNRTTLSLLAAATALAAVTGFAALTAPDGGEARSASAPARLPVERSSLLCPAPSTSDIADTEYTSYTPARSGAAAGTDTKSAAELRPTAATLTDPDEGAAGDDKKSADEKKDEKKKGEEAKDGAKADAAKQPAPEKPFLALKTPGKPVGGKESGSDSPALVGSADGGLAPGWTTQQTTVVPAGSGRGVLGVSCTAPDTDFWFPGASLAADRQDYVHLTNPDDTAAVADIEIYGTDGALKSQLTEGIPVPAGASVPVLLPTLTSDKAEDVTVHVTTRTGRVGAVVRGAGDETGSDWLPASADPSGTLVLPGIPADATSVRLVAFAPGDADADLKLRLATPSGTITPAAAETLRVKSGMTAALDLKDVTKGEVGSLLLSPAEGGQATPVVAALEVTRGTGAKQEFAFIPATAPVTERATAADNRAKGSVLSLTAPGASAEVKVTASAGTEGGEPVVKTFEVKGGTTLAVTGPPVPAGLKGSYALTVEPVSGGPVHASRTLLLPQDGIQMFTVQTLPDDRGTVEVPTARQDLSVLGD; this comes from the coding sequence GTGAACCGCACCACCCTCTCCCTCCTCGCGGCCGCCACCGCCCTCGCCGCCGTCACGGGATTCGCCGCGCTCACCGCCCCCGACGGCGGGGAGGCCCGGTCGGCGAGCGCCCCGGCCCGGCTTCCCGTCGAGCGCTCCAGCCTGCTCTGCCCGGCGCCCAGTACCTCCGACATCGCGGACACGGAGTACACGTCGTACACCCCGGCGCGCAGCGGCGCCGCCGCCGGCACGGACACGAAGTCGGCGGCCGAGCTCCGGCCGACCGCGGCGACGCTGACGGACCCCGACGAGGGCGCCGCGGGCGACGACAAGAAGTCCGCGGACGAGAAGAAGGACGAGAAGAAGAAGGGCGAAGAGGCCAAGGACGGTGCGAAGGCGGACGCGGCGAAGCAGCCCGCGCCGGAGAAGCCCTTCCTCGCCCTGAAGACGCCCGGCAAGCCCGTCGGCGGGAAGGAGTCCGGCAGCGACTCACCCGCGCTCGTCGGCTCCGCCGACGGCGGGCTCGCCCCCGGCTGGACGACCCAGCAGACCACGGTGGTCCCGGCGGGCAGCGGCCGCGGCGTGCTCGGCGTCAGCTGCACCGCGCCCGACACCGACTTCTGGTTCCCCGGCGCCAGCCTTGCAGCGGACCGCCAGGACTACGTCCACCTCACCAACCCCGACGACACCGCCGCGGTCGCCGACATCGAGATCTACGGCACGGACGGCGCCCTCAAGTCCCAGCTCACCGAGGGCATTCCGGTGCCGGCCGGAGCGAGCGTCCCCGTCCTCCTCCCGACGCTGACGAGCGACAAGGCCGAGGACGTGACGGTCCACGTCACCACCCGCACGGGACGGGTCGGTGCCGTCGTGCGCGGCGCGGGTGACGAGACGGGAAGCGACTGGCTGCCCGCCTCCGCCGACCCGTCCGGCACGCTCGTCCTGCCCGGAATCCCGGCGGACGCCACGTCCGTGCGGCTCGTGGCCTTCGCCCCCGGCGACGCCGACGCCGACCTGAAGCTGAGGCTGGCGACCCCGTCCGGCACCATCACCCCGGCCGCCGCGGAGACCTTGCGGGTCAAGTCGGGCATGACAGCGGCGCTCGACCTGAAGGACGTCACCAAGGGCGAGGTCGGCTCCCTGCTGCTCAGCCCGGCGGAGGGCGGCCAGGCGACCCCGGTCGTCGCCGCGCTCGAGGTCACCCGGGGCACGGGCGCCAAGCAGGAGTTCGCGTTCATCCCCGCGACGGCTCCGGTGACGGAGCGCGCGACGGCCGCCGACAACCGCGCCAAGGGCTCGGTCCTCTCCCTGACCGCGCCGGGCGCCTCGGCCGAGGTGAAGGTGACGGCATCGGCCGGCACCGAGGGCGGCGAGCCGGTCGTCAAGACGTTCGAGGTGAAGGGCGGCACGACCCTGGCGGTCACCGGCCCGCCCGTCCCGGCCGGGCTGAAGGGCTCGTATGCGCTGACCGTCGAGCCCGTCTCCGGCGGACCGGTCCACGCCTCGCGCACGCTGCTGCTGCCGCAGGACGGGATCCAGATGTTCACGGTCCAGACGCTCCCCGACGACCGCGGCACGGTCGAGGTCCCGACGGCCCGGCAGGATCTGTCGGTGCTCGGCGACTAG
- a CDS encoding glycosyltransferase family 2 protein has product MSATTAVFDPATAGGFAPANPPEFPRHVVTAVIVSHDGARWLPHALAGLLGQERPVQNVIAADTGSADDSARLVTDALGADRVLHLARRTGFGAAVDEAARTAGVLTPDDLPYLKRPSGWDPVTRTWRDEAYEMPELPYGEPVQWLWLLHDDCAPAPDALAELLRVADSDAYAAIIGPKLRGWYDRKQLLEAGVSIANSGRRWTGLDRREQDQGQHDQVRSVLSVSSAGMLVRRDVWEELGGFDRRLPLMRDDVDLCWRAHAAGHRVLVAPGAVLRHAEAAARERRTVDCAGRSVASPHRVDKAGAVYTLLANARGRALPWVFLRLVLGTLLRTLAYLVGKAPGQAVDEVMGLFGVLLRPERILAARRRRKGSAVEASELRPLFPPPGATVRATVEQIASSLGAGTDSDAGGSRHGVAESGPGGDDAEYLEIEQFARLKRIARKPGPVLFALLLVVSLVACRGLLTGGALAGGALLPAPESISGLWGRYADAWHPLGTGGTQTAPPYLAVLSVLSVLFLGSTGFALTLLLVCSVPLAGLTAYFVSRPLVESRLLRAWASIAYAFLPAATGALATGRLGTAVLAIVLPLIARAAVAAYGLGRPEGAAPVRGSWRATWAYTLLLTFAMAFTPIVWPLAVVLGVAALVLRRDDLTAYGLRVLVAVGTPLLVLAPWSLSLLSSPSRFFREAGLDFGPGAASALDLLGISPGGPKALGGLVLIGVVLAALAALLRGERQFAIRIAWAVALTALAFAALTNGSGWAGPATLVYGIALLAAAVLGAEGARERVAAQSFGWRQPVAALIAVAAAAAPLLAAANWMISGATGPLERRDPVQVPAFVAEESDTRDQPRTLVLGGSDPATVEYSLVRGSGARLGDAELTETGGSDPRLDKVVANLVAGSGADQTSQLSGFAIRYVLVRDGAPRQMSRVLDATPGLSRLSQLDGTSLWRVDRQVARAVIVDGKEDPLPVASGPVEAHTEIPAGGSGRVLRIADRADDGWQATLDGRALPTTTVDGWAQGFELPAEGGKLDLTYEEPVSHTAWIWAQALLAVVVLVLALPGRRREIDDDLPDEEAAIPAQPVEGEGRRARRLRAAAQAEADAADAAEADAPEHEHAPEHEHEQEPDSQHEPGPEPYASVPEQQQYPQQYGYEGYGEQQYPSAEQPYGYDGYGDQQYAGRQPYAQGAYGQDQYGQEAYGQQQYAQDSYQDQYGQDQQAQEQHAQDQYGQQYDPYRTGQYDPYGYETEQRPDGSSNQ; this is encoded by the coding sequence ATGTCCGCCACCACCGCCGTGTTCGACCCGGCCACCGCCGGCGGGTTCGCTCCCGCCAACCCGCCCGAGTTCCCGCGGCATGTCGTCACCGCCGTCATCGTCTCCCACGACGGTGCCCGCTGGCTGCCGCACGCGCTCGCCGGGCTGCTCGGCCAGGAGCGCCCCGTGCAGAACGTCATCGCGGCCGACACCGGCAGCGCCGACGACTCCGCGCGGCTCGTCACCGACGCCCTCGGCGCCGACCGGGTCCTGCACCTCGCCCGCCGCACCGGCTTCGGCGCCGCCGTCGACGAGGCCGCACGCACCGCGGGTGTCCTCACCCCCGACGACCTGCCGTATCTGAAGCGGCCCAGCGGCTGGGACCCCGTCACCAGGACCTGGCGCGACGAGGCGTACGAGATGCCGGAACTGCCGTACGGCGAACCGGTCCAGTGGCTCTGGCTGCTCCACGACGACTGCGCACCCGCCCCCGACGCCCTCGCCGAACTGCTGCGCGTCGCCGACTCCGACGCGTACGCGGCGATCATCGGCCCCAAGCTGCGCGGCTGGTACGACCGCAAGCAGCTCCTCGAAGCCGGCGTCTCCATCGCCAACAGCGGCCGCCGCTGGACCGGACTCGACCGCCGCGAGCAGGACCAGGGCCAGCACGACCAGGTCCGCTCCGTCCTCTCCGTCTCCTCCGCCGGCATGCTCGTCCGCCGCGACGTCTGGGAGGAGCTCGGCGGCTTCGACCGCCGGCTGCCCCTCATGCGCGACGACGTCGACCTGTGCTGGCGCGCCCACGCCGCCGGACACCGCGTCCTCGTCGCGCCCGGCGCCGTCCTGAGGCACGCCGAGGCCGCCGCCCGCGAGCGCCGCACCGTCGACTGCGCCGGCCGCTCCGTCGCGTCCCCGCACCGCGTCGACAAGGCCGGCGCGGTCTACACACTGCTCGCCAACGCCCGCGGCCGCGCCCTGCCTTGGGTCTTCCTCCGGCTCGTCCTCGGCACTCTGCTGCGCACCCTCGCCTATCTCGTCGGCAAGGCGCCGGGCCAGGCCGTCGACGAGGTCATGGGGCTCTTCGGCGTCCTCCTGCGCCCCGAGCGGATCCTCGCCGCCCGCCGCAGGCGCAAGGGCTCCGCCGTCGAGGCGAGCGAACTGCGACCGCTCTTCCCGCCGCCCGGCGCCACCGTCCGCGCCACGGTCGAGCAGATCGCGAGCAGCCTCGGCGCCGGGACGGACTCCGACGCCGGCGGCTCACGCCACGGCGTCGCCGAATCGGGACCGGGCGGCGACGACGCCGAGTACCTGGAGATCGAGCAGTTCGCCCGGCTCAAGCGGATCGCCCGCAAGCCGGGCCCCGTCCTCTTCGCGCTCCTGCTCGTCGTCTCGCTCGTCGCCTGCCGCGGACTCCTCACGGGCGGCGCACTCGCGGGGGGCGCACTGCTGCCCGCCCCCGAATCCATCTCCGGCCTCTGGGGGCGGTACGCCGACGCATGGCACCCCCTCGGCACCGGCGGCACCCAGACCGCACCGCCCTATCTCGCGGTCCTGTCCGTCCTCTCCGTCCTGTTCCTCGGCTCCACCGGCTTCGCGCTCACCCTGCTGCTCGTCTGCTCCGTGCCGCTCGCCGGCCTGACGGCGTACTTCGTCTCCCGGCCGCTCGTCGAGTCCCGGCTGCTGCGCGCCTGGGCGAGCATCGCGTACGCCTTCCTGCCCGCGGCGACCGGCGCGCTGGCCACCGGCCGGCTCGGCACCGCCGTCCTCGCGATCGTCCTGCCGCTGATCGCCCGCGCGGCGGTCGCGGCGTACGGACTCGGCCGGCCGGAAGGCGCAGCTCCCGTGCGCGGCAGCTGGCGCGCCACCTGGGCGTACACACTGCTGCTGACCTTCGCGATGGCCTTCACCCCGATCGTGTGGCCGCTCGCGGTCGTCCTCGGCGTCGCCGCGCTCGTGCTGCGACGTGACGACCTCACCGCGTACGGGCTGCGCGTGCTCGTCGCCGTCGGCACCCCGCTGCTGGTCCTCGCCCCCTGGTCGCTGTCGCTGCTGAGCAGCCCGTCCCGCTTCTTCCGCGAGGCGGGCCTCGACTTCGGCCCGGGCGCGGCCTCCGCGCTCGACCTGCTCGGCATCAGCCCCGGCGGCCCGAAGGCCCTGGGCGGACTCGTGCTCATCGGAGTCGTCCTCGCGGCGCTCGCCGCCCTGCTGCGCGGCGAGCGGCAGTTCGCCATCCGCATCGCCTGGGCGGTCGCGCTCACCGCTCTCGCCTTCGCGGCCCTCACGAACGGCTCGGGCTGGGCGGGACCCGCCACCCTCGTCTACGGCATCGCACTGCTCGCCGCCGCCGTGCTCGGAGCCGAAGGCGCCCGCGAGCGGGTCGCCGCCCAGTCCTTCGGCTGGCGCCAGCCCGTCGCCGCGCTCATCGCCGTCGCGGCGGCCGCGGCGCCGCTGCTCGCCGCCGCCAACTGGATGATCAGCGGGGCCACGGGTCCGCTGGAGCGCCGGGACCCGGTGCAGGTGCCGGCGTTCGTCGCCGAGGAGAGCGACACCCGCGACCAGCCGCGCACCCTCGTCCTCGGCGGCAGCGACCCGGCCACCGTGGAGTACAGCCTGGTCCGCGGCTCCGGCGCGCGCCTCGGCGACGCCGAGTTGACCGAGACCGGCGGCAGCGACCCCCGCCTCGACAAGGTCGTCGCCAATCTCGTCGCCGGCTCCGGCGCCGACCAGACCAGCCAGCTCAGCGGCTTCGCGATCCGGTACGTGCTCGTACGGGACGGGGCGCCGCGCCAGATGAGCCGCGTCCTCGACGCCACCCCCGGGCTGTCCCGCCTGAGCCAGCTCGACGGCACCTCCCTGTGGCGCGTCGACCGCCAGGTCGCCCGCGCGGTCATCGTGGACGGCAAGGAGGATCCGCTGCCCGTGGCCTCCGGACCCGTCGAGGCACACACCGAGATCCCGGCGGGCGGCTCCGGGCGCGTGCTGCGCATCGCGGACCGCGCGGACGACGGCTGGCAGGCCACGCTCGACGGCCGCGCACTTCCGACGACCACGGTCGACGGCTGGGCCCAGGGCTTCGAGCTTCCCGCCGAGGGCGGCAAGCTCGACCTGACGTACGAGGAGCCCGTCAGCCACACCGCCTGGATCTGGGCTCAGGCCCTGCTCGCCGTCGTCGTGCTGGTCCTCGCCCTGCCGGGCCGGCGCCGCGAGATCGACGACGACCTGCCGGACGAGGAGGCCGCGATCCCGGCCCAGCCCGTGGAGGGCGAGGGGCGCAGGGCCCGCAGGCTGCGCGCGGCGGCGCAGGCGGAGGCCGATGCGGCCGACGCTGCCGAGGCGGATGCCCCCGAGCATGAGCATGCCCCCGAGCACGAGCACGAGCAGGAGCCCGACTCGCAGCACGAGCCGGGCCCGGAGCCCTACGCGTCGGTGCCGGAGCAGCAGCAGTACCCGCAGCAGTACGGATACGAGGGCTACGGCGAGCAGCAGTACCCGTCGGCGGAGCAGCCGTACGGGTACGACGGGTACGGCGACCAGCAGTACGCCGGCCGGCAGCCGTACGCCCAGGGGGCGTACGGCCAGGACCAGTACGGACAGGAGGCGTACGGGCAGCAGCAGTACGCCCAGGACTCGTACCAGGACCAGTACGGGCAGGACCAGCAGGCGCAGGAGCAGCACGCGCAGGACCAGTACGGACAGCAGTACGACCCGTACCGCACGGGCCAGTACGACCCCTACGGCTACGAGACCGAGCAGCGTCCCGACGGGAGCAGCAACCAGTGA
- a CDS encoding WhiB family transcriptional regulator, with product MTELFQQLLVEDAEEELGWQERALCAQTDPESFFPEKGGSTREAKKVCLACEVRSECLEYALANDERFGIWGGLSERERRRLKKAAV from the coding sequence ATGACCGAGCTGTTCCAGCAACTGCTGGTCGAGGACGCGGAAGAGGAACTCGGCTGGCAGGAGCGCGCGTTGTGCGCCCAGACCGACCCCGAGTCCTTCTTTCCGGAGAAGGGCGGTTCCACTCGCGAAGCCAAGAAGGTCTGCCTCGCCTGCGAAGTGCGCTCCGAATGCCTCGAGTACGCGCTCGCCAACGACGAGCGTTTCGGAATCTGGGGCGGTCTGTCCGAGCGTGAGCGCCGCCGTCTCAAGAAGGCCGCCGTCTGA
- a CDS encoding cysteine dioxygenase family protein, giving the protein MNSDSDLQIAGDILEVQHLLQPAREHPATVAEFAGLARALADDRAQWAHLVQYDATSRWYHRLRTGPGYEVWLLSWVPGQGSGLHDHGRSSGVLTVLEGELTERTATAARSLGPGAQRVFAPGYVHEVVNDSLEPAVSLHIYFPGLTEMPMHASHCSPARRAAVTA; this is encoded by the coding sequence ATGAACAGCGACAGCGACCTCCAGATCGCCGGCGACATCCTCGAGGTCCAGCACCTCCTCCAGCCCGCCCGTGAGCACCCCGCGACCGTGGCCGAGTTCGCCGGCCTCGCCCGCGCCCTCGCCGACGACCGCGCCCAGTGGGCGCACCTCGTCCAGTACGACGCCACCTCCCGCTGGTACCACCGGCTGCGCACCGGCCCCGGCTACGAGGTGTGGCTGCTCTCCTGGGTGCCGGGACAGGGCAGCGGCCTCCACGACCACGGCCGTTCCTCCGGCGTACTGACCGTCCTGGAAGGCGAGTTGACGGAGCGGACGGCCACCGCGGCCCGCTCCCTCGGCCCCGGCGCCCAGCGCGTATTCGCCCCCGGATATGTGCACGAGGTGGTCAACGACTCGCTCGAACCGGCCGTGAGCCTGCACATCTACTTCCCGGGCCTGACCGAGATGCCGATGCACGCCTCGCACTGCTCCCCGGCCCGGCGGGCAGCCGTCACCGCCTGA
- the cofD gene encoding 2-phospho-L-lactate transferase, which translates to MRIVVLAGGIGGARFLRGLKTAAPDADITVIGNTGDDIHLFGLKVCPDLDTVMYTLGGGINEEQGWGRTDETFQVKSELAAYGVGPDWFGLGDRDFATHIVRTQMLGAGYPLSAVTEALCARWQPGVRLLPMSDDRVETHVAITVEGERKAVHFQEYWVRLRASVDAHAVVPVGAEQAKPAPGVLEAIAAADVILFPPSNPVVSIGTILAVPGIREAIAEAGVPVVGLSPIVGDAPVRGMADKVLAAVGVESTAAAVAQHYGSGLLDGWLVDGVDAAAVPEIEEAGIRCKAVPLMMTDVEAAAAMAREALALAEEVRA; encoded by the coding sequence ATGCGCATTGTGGTTCTGGCCGGAGGCATCGGCGGTGCTCGTTTTCTGCGTGGCCTCAAGACGGCCGCCCCCGACGCCGACATCACGGTCATCGGCAACACCGGTGACGACATCCATCTGTTCGGGCTGAAGGTCTGCCCGGACCTGGACACGGTGATGTACACGCTCGGCGGCGGCATCAACGAGGAGCAGGGCTGGGGACGTACCGACGAGACCTTCCAGGTCAAGAGCGAGCTCGCGGCGTACGGCGTGGGGCCCGACTGGTTCGGCCTCGGTGACCGCGACTTCGCCACGCACATCGTGCGGACGCAGATGCTGGGCGCCGGCTATCCGCTGAGCGCCGTCACCGAGGCGCTGTGTGCGCGATGGCAGCCCGGGGTGCGGCTGCTGCCGATGTCCGACGACCGGGTCGAGACCCATGTCGCCATCACCGTGGAGGGCGAGCGCAAGGCCGTCCACTTCCAGGAGTACTGGGTCCGGCTGCGGGCCTCCGTCGACGCCCACGCCGTCGTCCCCGTGGGGGCCGAGCAGGCCAAGCCCGCACCCGGTGTGCTGGAGGCGATCGCCGCCGCGGACGTGATCCTCTTCCCGCCGTCGAACCCGGTGGTGAGCATCGGGACGATCCTCGCGGTCCCCGGTATCCGGGAGGCGATCGCGGAAGCGGGCGTGCCGGTCGTCGGCCTCTCCCCCATCGTCGGCGACGCACCGGTGCGCGGCATGGCGGACAAGGTGCTGGCGGCGGTCGGTGTCGAGTCGACCGCGGCGGCCGTCGCGCAGCACTACGGCTCGGGGCTGCTGGACGGCTGGCTCGTCGACGGCGTCGACGCGGCCGCGGTGCCGGAGATCGAGGAGGCGGGGATCCGCTGCAAGGCCGTGCCGCTGATGATGACCGACGTCGAGGCCGCCGCGGCGATGGCGCGTGAGGCGCTGGCGCTCGCGGAGGAGGTAAGGGCGTGA
- a CDS encoding coenzyme F420-0:L-glutamate ligase: MTGAESSPSYRVWALPGLPEVRPGDDIAKLIAATEPGLVDGDVLLVTSKIVSKAEGRIVTADDREEAIDAETVRVVARRGALRIVENRQGLIMAAAGVDASNTPAGTVLLLPEDPDASAARIREGLRDTLGVEVGVVVTDTFGRPWRNGLTDVAIGAAGVRVLDDLRGGTDRYGNPLSATVVATADELAGAGDLVKGKAAGLPVAVVRGLGHVVADGAEGARALARPAADDMFRLGTSEAVREAVTLRRTVREFTDDPVDPGAVRRAVAAAVTAPAPHHTTPWRFVLLESEESRVHLLDAMREAWIADLRRDGKSEESIAKRVRRGDVLRNAPYLVVPCLVMDGSHTYGDARRDAAEREMFVVATGAGVQNFLVALAGERLGSAWVSSTMFCREVVREVLGLPEAWDPMGAVAVGRPAAPPKERPAREASTFIEVR, translated from the coding sequence GTGACGGGCGCGGAGAGCTCGCCGTCGTACCGCGTGTGGGCGCTGCCCGGGCTGCCCGAGGTCCGGCCCGGCGACGACATCGCCAAGCTGATCGCGGCCACCGAACCGGGCCTGGTGGACGGTGACGTCCTGCTGGTCACCTCGAAGATCGTGAGCAAGGCCGAGGGGCGGATCGTCACGGCCGACGACCGCGAGGAGGCCATCGACGCGGAGACGGTACGGGTCGTGGCGCGCCGCGGCGCCCTGCGCATCGTCGAGAACCGGCAGGGCCTGATCATGGCGGCAGCCGGAGTCGACGCCTCCAACACCCCTGCCGGCACCGTGCTGTTGCTGCCCGAGGACCCGGACGCGTCGGCGGCCCGGATCCGCGAGGGGCTGCGGGACACGCTCGGCGTCGAGGTGGGCGTCGTCGTCACGGACACCTTCGGGCGGCCCTGGCGGAACGGCCTCACCGACGTCGCGATCGGCGCGGCGGGGGTGCGGGTCCTGGACGATCTGCGCGGCGGCACCGACAGGTACGGGAATCCGCTGAGCGCCACGGTCGTCGCCACCGCCGACGAACTGGCCGGAGCCGGCGACCTGGTCAAGGGCAAGGCGGCCGGGCTGCCCGTCGCGGTGGTGCGCGGGCTCGGGCATGTGGTGGCCGACGGGGCCGAGGGGGCGCGGGCGCTGGCACGGCCGGCCGCGGACGACATGTTCCGGCTCGGCACGTCGGAGGCCGTACGGGAAGCGGTGACGCTGCGGCGGACGGTGCGGGAGTTCACGGACGACCCGGTCGACCCCGGCGCGGTGCGCCGCGCGGTCGCGGCCGCGGTGACCGCACCGGCTCCTCACCACACCACCCCCTGGCGGTTCGTGCTCCTGGAGTCCGAGGAGTCGCGGGTGCACCTGCTGGACGCGATGCGCGAGGCGTGGATCGCCGACCTGCGGCGCGACGGCAAGTCCGAAGAGTCCATCGCGAAGCGGGTCAGGCGCGGCGACGTGCTGCGCAACGCGCCCTACCTGGTGGTGCCGTGCCTGGTGATGGACGGCTCGCACACCTACGGCGACGCCCGGCGCGACGCGGCGGAGCGCGAGATGTTCGTGGTCGCCACGGGCGCGGGCGTCCAGAACTTCCTGGTGGCGCTGGCGGGCGAACGGCTCGGGTCGGCGTGGGTGTCGTCGACGATGTTCTGCCGCGAGGTCGTGCGCGAGGTGCTCGGGCTGCCGGAGGCGTGGGACCCGATGGGCGCGGTGGCGGTGGGCCGGCCGGCGGCTCCGCCGAAGGAGCGCCCGGCACGGGAGGCGTCGACGTTCATCGAGGTGCGCTGA
- a CDS encoding DNA-3-methyladenine glycosylase: MAGRFAPRPAVTRTTTRGGEVAVPAPRAAARAQGGGQERRYAPPGPLDLGLVLGPLRRGPADPTFRTTPDGSVWRATRTPAGPGTLRVAAHDGAVHAQAWGPGAEWLLEQLPALLGDADDPDAFAPRHRLVAATHRRRPGLRLTRTGLVMESLIPSVLEQKVTTDEAYRAWRLLVRRYGEPAPGPCPERMCVMPEPRAWALIPSWEWHRAGVDNKRASTILRAVRVARRLEEAAAMEPEAAMARLELIPGIGPWTSAETVQRSNGAPDAVTVGDLHLPGIVGYALAGDRDADDAAMLELLEPYAGQRHRAARLILLSGRVPARRQPKMPRHDISAL; encoded by the coding sequence GTGGCCGGACGCTTCGCACCCCGCCCCGCCGTCACCCGCACGACCACGCGCGGCGGCGAGGTCGCCGTACCCGCGCCCCGCGCGGCGGCGCGCGCCCAGGGCGGCGGTCAGGAGCGGCGTTACGCGCCGCCCGGCCCGCTCGACCTCGGGCTGGTGCTCGGGCCGCTGCGCCGCGGCCCCGCGGACCCCACGTTCCGTACGACGCCGGACGGCTCCGTGTGGCGGGCCACCCGCACCCCCGCAGGCCCCGGAACGCTCCGGGTCGCCGCGCACGACGGAGCCGTGCACGCCCAGGCATGGGGGCCCGGCGCCGAGTGGCTGCTGGAGCAGCTGCCCGCGCTGCTCGGCGACGCCGACGACCCGGACGCCTTCGCGCCCCGCCACCGGCTCGTCGCCGCGACCCACCGCCGCCGCCCCGGCCTGCGACTGACGCGGACCGGGCTGGTCATGGAGTCCCTGATCCCCTCCGTCCTGGAGCAGAAGGTCACCACGGACGAGGCGTACCGCGCCTGGCGGCTCCTGGTGCGCAGGTACGGAGAGCCCGCCCCCGGCCCGTGCCCCGAGCGGATGTGCGTCATGCCCGAGCCCCGCGCCTGGGCGCTCATCCCGTCCTGGGAGTGGCACCGTGCGGGCGTCGACAACAAGCGCGCCTCGACGATCCTGCGCGCCGTCCGGGTGGCACGCCGCCTGGAGGAGGCCGCGGCGATGGAGCCCGAGGCGGCCATGGCCCGCCTGGAACTGATCCCCGGCATCGGCCCCTGGACCTCGGCCGAGACGGTCCAGCGCAGCAACGGCGCCCCCGACGCCGTCACCGTCGGCGACCTCCACCTCCCCGGCATCGTCGGCTACGCCCTCGCCGGCGACCGGGACGCCGACGACGCCGCGATGCTCGAACTCCTGGAGCCGTACGCGGGCCAGCGCCACCGCGCCGCCCGGCTGATCCTGCTGAGCGGCCGGGTGCCGGCGAGGCGGCAGCCGAAGATGCCGAGGCACGACATCTCGGCGCTCTGA